From the genome of Acinetobacter sp. TR3:
CCTTGTCTCATATGATGAATTAACCCGTGAAGTGCAAACCCCATCATAAAGTCTGCGCCAGTTAAACGATCGTCTACTAAAAATAATTTATCTTTTAAATAATCATTTAAATAACCAAAAACTTTATCAAACTCGATTTGAGTATAGTTTTCTAGAAATGCTAATTTTGTGCCGTATTTAGTTTCTATTTGATTAAACGTTTTTAATAAAAATGGCACCATTGCTGAGCTTTCTGCGAAGTGAATCCATTGTAGGTAATCTGCATAACTAGCTGCATCTGTATCTGGTGCTAGATGTGGTGCAAGTCTTTGAATTAGTAACTCTACGATAGCCCCTGATTCTGCAATGACTTTACCTTGCCATTCAATCACGGGAGATTTCCCTAGAGGGTGAATATTTTTTAATGACTCAGGTGCCAAATGCGTTTTTTTGTCACGGTAATAGCGTTGCAATTGATACGGTTGTTTGATTTCTTCTAGTAACCACAAAATGCGGAAAGAACGTGATTGGTCTAAGTGATGTAATGTGATCATGATGATTCCTGTCTTAAAAACTTTATGGGAAATTTCCCTAAATTTTACGGTTTACAATATACACTTAAGTCAAATCATATTGCTGTTTATCTACTTATGAATAACAATCCAAATGGTATAGCAAATGTGAAAAATCAGATGTTTTCAATATTTAGAGTGATACATCAATGTAGAAAACCGCTTTAAAGAGTGGTTTTTTATTGCTGCATTGCTCAATCTGTTAATGTTAATTCAGTAAAATCAGAACGAAATCAAAGAAAAAAATATTGAGAATATTTTGCGGAAATTTTGTGAAGATTATTTTTTTGAGCATAAAAAGAGCTAAGCAACAAACTTGAAAATTCTATAAAATAATGAAAAATTTGTACTCAATTTTAAAATTGGTTCTGTATATAAATGACTGATATAGAAATAGAAACTCACCCATTACAACCATTTTTACCACATAATGCCAAACTACTGATGTTAGGGAGTTTTCCACCACCTCAGAGCCGATGGAAAATGGATTTTTACTATCCAAACTACCAAAATGATATGTGGCGTATATTTGGGCTCATTTTTTTCGAAGATAAAGATCACTTCTTAGATTTACCAAATAAGCGTTTTAAAGAACAACAAATTCGTGATTTTCTCACAAAGATTGGAATAGCAATATTTGATACGGCTTATCAAGTGAAACGACTGCAAGGCAATGCTTCTGATAAATTTTTAGAAATTGTTACGGCAACTGATTTATCACAATTGCTTGGGCAAATTCCAATGTGTCATACGATTATGACCACAGGAGATAAAGCAACTGATACTTTGATGCAGCATTTTCCTGAACAAATAAACAAACCCATGATTGGGCAATCAGTACAAGTGAATTATGCCAATCGTGAACTGAATTTGTATCGCTTGCCGTCATCTTCACGGGCCTATCCGTTGGCATTAGACAAAAAAGCGGATGCTTATCAACAATTTTTTCAAGCGATTGGGTTGGTTTAAATATATAAAAAATAGGGGAATTATATGAATGATGTATCTAGTTCAATTGATTTAAGAAACTACGAAGATGCTTTGGAATGGCAAGAGACGGCAAATGTAAAACGCCCATGGCGAAAAGATTTTTTTGATTATTATGTAGAGTTAATAAGAACTTATCATTCTGATCCATGTCACATATTGGAATTAGGTTCTGGTCCAGGTTTTCTAGCTCAACATTTGTTGTCGCAGTTAGATCATATCGAATATACGGCGTTTGATTTTTCTGAAGTCATGCATCAGCTTGCACAAAACAAGTTGAATGTATCAGAACTATCTCGAACAAAATACTTTGTTGGAAATTTTAAAGAATCTAATTGGCAAAATGCTTTAGATCGAAAATATGATTTTATTATCATCCATCAAGCACTGCATGAACTTCGACATAAACAATATGCAGCTAATTTTCATAAGATCGTCAGAACTTTGTTGAATCCTGATGGCATCTATTTAGTTTGTGATCATTTGTGCGCGCCCCATGTAATGCAAAATGATCAACTCTATATGAATAAACAAGAGCACTTGGATGCGCTTAGCCAAGCATCTTTTCAAGAGATCAAGATGCCATTGGAAATAGAGGGAATATGTCTGTTTGAAATGTCTTTAGATTAATTTAGAAATCTTCGTGTTTAGATCAGTTTTAATGAGGTCGATGTGTATAACAGTTAACTGATCAAATAGATTTACTCATTGTGAAAATTGACCTTTAGTTTTTATTCTTTTGTTTTGATTAAATGTTACATCATCCATTCTACTGGGAAATAAGATAAGAAATTCATGGTGAATCTTTGAAAATTTGTACTTTCAGGATCATGGTAATGTTTTACTATTTCGCCATTTTGTTTATGTTCATACCAAACGATATTGCCATTTGAGTCAAGTTTAAGTTGATAAGCAACTTGAAGTAAGTGTTGATCAAGTAATGTCGTAATTTGATTTTGTAGCTGATCGGATTCAACCACTAAACCGACTTCGGTGTTTAAATAAGCTGATCTTGGGTCAAAATTAAATGAACCAATAAAAACCTTACCATCTACATCAAAAAACTTGGCATGTAAACTTGAACGATTTTTACCTTTTACAGAAATCACACTACCAGTTGCAATTTCGTACCATGTTCGCTTTGTTCGTTCAATATTGGGTTTAAATTCGTAAAGTTGAACTCCATTTTGCAAGAGTGGCTTACGATATTTACTATAAAACGAATGAACGACAGCAACATCATTTGCAACTAAACTATTGGTTAGTACAC
Proteins encoded in this window:
- a CDS encoding uracil-DNA glycosylase family protein — encoded protein: MTDIEIETHPLQPFLPHNAKLLMLGSFPPPQSRWKMDFYYPNYQNDMWRIFGLIFFEDKDHFLDLPNKRFKEQQIRDFLTKIGIAIFDTAYQVKRLQGNASDKFLEIVTATDLSQLLGQIPMCHTIMTTGDKATDTLMQHFPEQINKPMIGQSVQVNYANRELNLYRLPSSSRAYPLALDKKADAYQQFFQAIGLV
- a CDS encoding glutathione S-transferase family protein is translated as MITLHHLDQSRSFRILWLLEEIKQPYQLQRYYRDKKTHLAPESLKNIHPLGKSPVIEWQGKVIAESGAIVELLIQRLAPHLAPDTDAASYADYLQWIHFAESSAMVPFLLKTFNQIETKYGTKLAFLENYTQIEFDKVFGYLNDYLKDKLFLVDDRLTGADFMMGFALHGLIHHMRQGERYPHIKSYVEHLSSLPSWKAAVKIEQNGVVI
- a CDS encoding class I SAM-dependent methyltransferase yields the protein MNDVSSSIDLRNYEDALEWQETANVKRPWRKDFFDYYVELIRTYHSDPCHILELGSGPGFLAQHLLSQLDHIEYTAFDFSEVMHQLAQNKLNVSELSRTKYFVGNFKESNWQNALDRKYDFIIIHQALHELRHKQYAANFHKIVRTLLNPDGIYLVCDHLCAPHVMQNDQLYMNKQEHLDALSQASFQEIKMPLEIEGICLFEMSLD